In Anopheles bellator chromosome 2, idAnoBellAS_SP24_06.2, whole genome shotgun sequence, the genomic stretch ttatgttttattttacgcGACTGCGAAAGGGTGCATATGAGTTCTCTCATGGCCAGTAGGAGTTTCTCTCGCAATAAGCGTGTGATTCTCTCCACAATATTGTTGCTCTTCGCTCCCAACCGGTTGTGGTGGGTAGCGTGGGAGATTCGaagaacacaacacacaattCAGTTTTGTTTCCAGCGCCAACGATTGTGTCGTGCGTTCGTGAGCTTTGTAACGCGATCAAGTGGCCTAATCTATCGTTCGAGCAGATATCGTGTTTATTGTGACACAATAAATTTCCATGATGTGGGAAGTATTTGCGtgacgatcgtgatcgacCAAAATCAGTTCAAAAATCGACAGAAACGATCTCCAACGGAACAGTTTCATGGCGTCTCGTTGGCCAACATGGTTCACCCGAACGTGCCCAGCGCTACGGTCTGTTATGATGAGATCATAATTCGTTGGGCAAAACATATGAGGTGAGGTAATGCGTTATTTCCAAGCCTACGGAACTCAAGGACAAGTAGGCCGCGTTCTACACAAATTGTTACCCTCCTCTGGTCCTGAGCAGGCTGTGAAATGCATCGGTGAAACTAGTCATAAAATTGAAACGGCCGATGATGTGTGCGGTGCAGTTTGAAGCTAAATCAGTATTttgtggaatttaaaaaactgcttcaaacccACTTTAAAATCATGACCGTGGTACTTTCCTACCACCAAATAGTTGAAAGAGAACCGTCCCAGATCAACAGTCGGTGGAAATGTAAGCGCCAAGCGAGTCGCCGGAATCGTGTGTGTCACTAGGTTAATTTACTTTTGGTTATCATTCCTCAGTATGTACCGCCATTCTGTTGCTCGTTATCGTGTCGTCCTGTGTCGTGGTTAGTTTCAGTTTACACGGTCTAATGGCTGATTACAACCACAACTGCTTGTTGGGTGCCCGTTTGAAGTTCATCGTCAAAACGAACGAATCCCGGACGAATGAGACCGTTTCCGCGACCGTTCCAACGTCAGTAGAATGTAAGCTGTTTAGCAACCAAGCAGAAGCAGTCAATCCACAAACCAACACTTAATCCTCTTTGTCTATCCGTCTCACCCAGATGGCATCGATGAATATTGGAGCAGTTGGAGCAACGGCGCGTACTGTGAAACATTGAAATATATGCCACTGCTGCAGGGAATCTGCTGTACCGTTTGGTTGGCTATGTTCTTAACTCATGGCCCGGGAGGGTAAGTTCGGCTTGCTGGCGATGAAACCTGTTCCGTGGGATTGCCTGTGGCTTCGGGAGGAAGCCATTCAAGAAGTAGCTCTCCCCTTTTACCCGCGCTTGCGGTTCCGTTGTTTCCCTATTCGCAGCATCATGCCCAAACCCTGGCGTATCGTGTTTCCGTCGTTGATATTCTTTTTCGGCTGCCTAGTGACATCGGTAGTAACCGCCAGCTTCATCACTCAAGGGCTTTCGGAAATGTGTATCGAGTTCGGCAAAGTAGACACCGGAATGGGCTGCGCAAGACTCGTCGATTACTTTGCCCTATCGAAACAAACCCCCAATCTGGTGAACCCGGACAAGAACTTTTTTCTGACCCTAATCTTTCCCTGGATTTGGGTTGGTGCAACCTGTTTGGGATTTCTGGTCAGTTTGTTACGTATAGTTTTGATGGTCGATTTTCAGCTCATGCGTGTGGATATTTTGAAGCACGAGAAACAGCAACTGAAAGGTTTGTGttcccgttcgttccgttGGATTTCTGGAACTAACTTTTGCATCTCTTTTCTCATAGGTCCAACCCAGGACGCCGCATCGCAGTGTGTTGATACGGATGATTCTGAAGACTGAGGGAAGAATTAAGATAGCTACACAATGTACATATAGTTAGTAGGCTTCGGCTTTGAATATATATGCAAGGGGCAATGTTGCACAATTAGCGTGTTGGAATGGACTTCTGCTTAACGGTGAATGTAAAAAACGTTTTTTGAATGCGCTGCTTACTTCAAATGGTGTACTCCCAACTGACAGCGCAAAACTACGCCACAGCTGATGCTGAGCGATTACACCACGGAACTCAAGGAACTCAACGCACGTCAACCGGCCGTCAACAATTCGTCATTCAAAACAACCGAAGCCTTTCATTGATGGCAAAACTTTAGGGCTTCTTCCTCTTTTTGAACGACCAGTGTGCGCTCCAAATAAATATAGAACTAAAAATCGAGTGATTTCGGAATGCCATGCCAATGCCCCAACGACCGGTGATTCGTTGGCCTACTATCAAAGTCGGTATACTCAGCGCATCGCACGTAGGTAAGATTACTTTTGTTATCTTTAATTGGTGTTTCAACTACAAATGGGCAAAAGATTAGCTGATAACACCGGCTTTAGCTTTTGTTTCGATAAAACAATAGCGCATCGTATTTCCGGTGTTACTGGTCCACAGCGGCCACAGCAATGTTGAATCACATACACAGCATTCGATCAACACACACAGTGAAGCGCGGCCCGATCTCCGAAGCACTGGCTGCTGCGGTAGACGTCGCTTGTAAAGACGAAGGGTAAAGTGAAAGTACGATCCGGTTGAGCCGCTGTGTCGCAGCTGGTCAAACACTGTTAATTGTGAAGACAGTGTATTGAACAGCACACGCGTTAAGATTGTGCTGTTGGCAAAAAGCTGCCATTTGTTCCGCCATACTTTTTCGCAGTTTCAGAACGTGAATCATACCGGAGAGTCGGTGATCGAGGTGTTCAATTGGACTTAAAAACTGCCTACAAAGGTTTGTGGTGGCATTAAGTGCATTTGCTGCAGGGATTGTTTTGTCGCGACTATTGCTTAATGGTCCATGAATTCTACTTACTCTCTCATAGCGCTCGACCAAGATGACCTACAACTTGGATGAGCTCAAGAAGCGCACGGTCGTCTCGAGTACTTCGCACAACATTTCAAGCAATCTCAAACAGACCGCCAAACATGAGAAAGCGCCGGATACGTCGAAGTCGTCGATCAGTGAGATCACGCGAACCCATCCCACGGCGTACGTAATATTCGCCTCGTTGCTGCTCGATCTGCTGGCGTTCACCATGATCCTTCCATTGTTGCCGTCGCTTCTCGAGTACTACCGGAAAAATGATAATCAACTGTACGTGTACCTGGCGGCCAGCATTAAGCAGTTCCAGGTGTGGATAGGTGCTCCGGAACGTTACACCAGCGTGCTATTTGGCGGGGCCCTCGGATCGATGTTTAGTTTTCTGCAGTTTGTCAGCAGCCCGATCGTGGGCGCTCTCTCGGATTACTACGGGCGCAAGCCTTTGATGGTGCTCTGTGCGGTAAGTGCGCCAAATATGCCGAATTTACGGAATGGTTTCAATCGGAACTTTTGCCTTCCAGACAGGAATTGCAGCATCGTACGGACTGTGGGCATACTCGGAATCGTTCCTGCTGTTTGTGATTGCCCGGTTTGTCGGTGGCATCAGCAAGGGCAACGTGTCGCTCTGTATGGCCGTAATTACGGACGTGTCGAACCAGCAGAACCGTGGCAAAGCGATGGCATTGGTTGGGATAGCGTTTTCGCTCGGCTTCATCGCTGGCCCTATGATCGGTGCCATGTTCGCGCGGTTCTCGGACAAGACGGGCACGCTGTGGTTCTTCGCGCCCGCCATGTTCGCCATGCTCCTAGCGGTGGCCGACATTCTATTTTTGGTGCTGTGCCTAAAGGAAACGCTACCGAAGGAGAAGCGATCGCGACAGATCATCAACTCACTGTCGCACGCACTCGATCATATCAGTATTAGAGCGCTGTTCCGATTTTCCGCGGTGGAAAACCTGCCGCAAAAGGACGTACGCTCGTTGCGTCGGTTAGGCGTGACGTACTTTTTGTATCTCTTCCTGTACTCCGGACTGGAGTTTACGGTCACATTTTTAATGTACCACAAGTTCGGCtacacatcgatcgatcaggcCAAGATGTTTCTCACCACAGGTACTTACTGAAAGGGCTGCACTGCGATGTCGTAAGAAATTAATATCTGTGCTCTTCAAAGGTGTCCTCATGGCCATACTGCAGGGATCGGTCGTACGTCGGCTACCGGACCGGCTGGTGCAGACGTCAGCAGTATTCGGGTTATATTTAATCATTCCTgccttcatcatcgtcggttTGGCCGAGTCATCTCCGGTGCTCTATTTGGGCATGGTTCTGTTCGCAATCTGTAAGTGTTCTTGTCGGTTTTGGACTCGATCCTTGGCTCACgctctgtttgtgtgtttcttttagCGACTGCCTTCGTGGTTACCTGCATGACGACAATCACGTCCAAGTACGGCAATTTCCACCAGAAGGGTACCGTGTTGGGAGTGTTCCGGTCCCTGGGAGCACTAGCACGGGCCGTTGGCCCAATCGTCGCTTCCGTGGCGTTCTGGAGCGTCGGTGCACGGATCACCTACATCGTTGGCGGAATACTGTTGTTGTGGCCCGCTCTCATGATGCAGTACTTAAAGATATAATCCTTCCATTCCACCTTGCTATTGCCACGGTCGTTCTTGATTCTTTATAGTATTTTTTGAACCACTTATACCTAGATATTTATGTGCAACATTTACAAGTTGATATTGAGCATCGTAAGTTTTCTATTAaagatgttgttttttccgAGCTAAAGCAGAAGCTGCTCGCATAAGTGAGAGAATAAATCGTACAGCAATCGTACTGTTTCTCCTGAAACATTTAAGAGACAGTATTAAGAGTTACTGATACTCTGCAACCGTAATTCATCGtagttattgttttttttttatttggacCTCTATTCAGTGCTAATATCGTTGGTTGTACCTTTGGAATGCATGCTTCCGATGAGGGATTTGTGTATTCTCTTGCTATCTTCGCAAGTTGGAAAGCATTTCACACGAGAGTATTTTAGTGGGGGGATGGATGGACTGTGTTTTCCTCATTTTGGTGGGTTAGCCGTGGACGCGTGAACCGTGCCTGGGATGGTCAACTGATGGTGTTCGGTGTACTAACGGCTAGTAGTATACTAAGAAGAACCCAACCGATCCGTATCTGTGAAGCCGAAGAACAAATTCCGTCCACCTCGATCATGTGATCGATGCAACGGCAGCGCCCGTGGAAGCAACTGGTATCGGGATCGATACAGTTTTGCGGCACCTCACAGATCCCATTCAGATGCACGGATGAGTGACATTTCTGGATAAAGACAAGCATGAGAATGTTTGCGACGCTCACGATGTAATTCGAATTGCACTACTTACCAAGCCCGCTTCGTGGAACCGATTGGCGCATGTACAACGACCTGTGGTGATCCCATCCGTCCCGGTCGTGATGCGACACTGCGAGTATGGGATGTTATACAGGCACTGAATGTGCTCCTCGCAGAGGTCATATATTTTACTAACAACTGCAACAAAACGGACACGGTTCATGATGGGTTAACGacattccgtttccgttttgcgTCCATCCGACTTACTGGGTAGGCATCGGTTTCGCTGTTCGTTGAGCACGTGACTGACTCGGCACGTACAGGTTTCTTGTGCGCACCGCGAATTATCCGTCACGCACTCCTCGTCCCGAAAGCATTGGTCTCCGAGCTTTGCATCGTACAgacaccggttccggtcgacGTTCGGATGTTTGCCCGGTGTGCACACGCAGATACCGTCACGGCAGTAAGTACCATTCCCGATACAGTTGTTCGTTAGCCGGCAGTATTCGCCCAGCAAGCTCGTTTTATAACATCGCTTTTCACGTTCAACGTAATGGGCTGCTTCGCGGCACTGGCACGAATTGTCCCTGCACTCCGAGTCCGTGCTAAGCGTATACTGGCACTGATCGTTGTGGAGGCAGTAATCCCCAATGTCTGTGGCCGCTGCAATTGGAGGATTCAAACCCGTTAACAAACCGGCAGTTTTTCTTGAGCAGAGAGTGGCCACCAAATGCAGATTGTGAGTGTCAAAAGTGAGAGAGTATGTGGGATGTTCGACGTCAGGTTAATAGTCTACTGGGCACTTTACCTCGCAAACAGCGCCGCGTCGTGTTAGTGTCGGTCACGGCAAAGTAGCCGGCCATGCACGAACAGACCCCGTACTCGTGAATGGTGTTGTATCGTTCGCAGTAAGCTTGCATCGGACACTCGTCATCCGTCCGGCACACGTTTGCTGTTCCTGTGTGTTGAAGGGGTGTGTAGGTTAGTCGGTTACCACTTGTCCATTACCTTCCGGAACGTACTAGGACTTGGGTTACTAAATTTAGATATCCTCGCACCAACGACAAGTATATATTCTCAAACCCTTCTATTCTTTGGctgttttcaatatttgacCTCAATTATTATTCAATCTGTAGGTACGGTTCTAACGAAGAATATCGTTTCGTATTggttgaaatttatttatttatttatttatttctttgccTAACGGGAAAATTCGTGCATCGGGGTTCCATTCAAACCGGAGCCCACATTGACCACCGTCGTTGCGTGGTATCTTTTCGTAATAAGCTGAAGAAATGCGCGCACCGATTGTAGCATACAGCATCAAAAGTGTGTATTGTTGATCTGCCGTTGCCGATCTTCATGATCTTCTCCCACAAACTCCGGCTCTCCAGCGCTACTTCACTTGCTCGTTCGCGCGATGCTCTATGGTTTTTCcgtttgtattttgttttgcctcgTTTCTTCTGAGGTTTCCCTTCTTTTCTGTCCCAGAGTTCGATGGGTTCACGTGCATCACGAGCGTGCCGCGAGGCGATCGTTGCGTATCATTCGCGGTGCGGTTATGTAAATTTCGGGATAATGAAACGCCGGATTCTCGCTCCCTCGCATTTGTTCCGATGGAGGTTTTCGGGAGGTGCTGCGAGCGGTGCTGCCGCTACCGCGGCCTTCCCCCACAGGGCCAGCAGACGGAAGTGCGCGAAGGCCATTTGCTGTTACGGTGAACACACCTTAAAACCGGCATACGTGCCGTATGCGTCCGCCAGCACGTTAGATCATTTTACAGGCACCGACCAGCTTAGCACTAACGGAAGCTGCCAGCAGACTACAGTGCGATTTTAAACACAGTTTAAAACCTCAATTATATAAGGCATTGTTTTAACTAAATCCTGACTTTAAAAAGGCACTCATAACAAACAGCTTTTGCAAATTGGACATGATGTTTTTTACCACCTCAAATGGTGTGGTCTGGTGCTGTCCGGAACTGTGCCATCTGCAACGGCGGGCGTGTTGCTGTTCCGTTCCAACAATCTTTGCATCCAAATTTGGTTCCGATTGCCGATTTCTCCTCCAAACAGCCGATCCCAAACGCCCAACCCTGCGTCCCGGGCGCGTTAAGGTCATAAAGAGCGtcacccccaaaaaaaccctGGTGCCAAACTACGGATCGATTACGGCGGGGATGAAACTCGGGCTGGGCTTTCCCGGGCGTGAACTCCGGAcgttggttttattatttcgggtttatgttctatttttgtgtaattttattactctacaatcaattttccaacgaGTGCCAATCAATTATGATTGAATGCACTAAGCGTGACACTAATTGAGCCTCCATATCGGCCACCAGGAATCGATAACACCACCGAACTGTATTGCGCACGGATAGGTATTTACTGCGCAATCGGTAGCGTTTGGTGggattgatcgattttcctgCGGTAATTAAGACAGCCTCTTCCGCGAAGTTGCTGCTTCGAAGTGGCCCATCGCAGCCCCGTCATCCATCGGAGGGGGCTTTAGGAATTCTACAGTTTTATCAAAGCTTCGTCTTTCGTCAGATAAGCTATTTGATCGATCCTCATTAACTCATTAACATGTGTCCCGAACTTGCAGTTTCATTCGAGCCTGTGCCATAACAAACACTGTCCGTGGTTTAGAAACGGGTCAatccaacacaaacacaccacaaacgaaaccgaaacacttTGGAAGCCCGGAACTTACGCCGTATGAACGTTTGACACTGCGTGCTGGCCAGCAGGAAGAGCGCCGATCCGAAGGTCCTCCACATGACGGCGGGCCCCATGCTCCCTATACAAACTGTTCTGGTCCGGTTCGGAGCACGTGGCAAAACCGTGCCACCGACAACATTACCGCGCGGAATCGAATCTGGTACTGAAGCATACTGATCTACATTTTCTCTGTGGCGCCCAACATTATGTTgcgcgcagcagcatcatcagacTGGAAGCGCCGCgccagagagacagagggagaaggagagaaaaagaagaagcggCCCAAAACAACAATGGAAACTGATGGAATTGCGCGGTCAATTTTTCAGCATTTTCCACCCGCTGGTCCAGCCGGttttccctctcgctctctcgcgcgctgCCTTTTTAAATGCTCTCTCATACCGAAAGGCCCCCCCAGGTTCACGGTGCAATCAATCGACAATTACATCGCATCTGCTGTGTGGATGGGCTTGGCCGCGGAAAAACCTCCAAATGGGGAGCGCAACGGCAGCAGGCCgcggaaaaaaatcacaaacccTACCAATTGTTGACTCGACTCAttccgtttctctctctgtatctctttttctccctctcgctcgtAGTGAGCGGGCTAACACATGCACTGAAAAACCCCGAGCCAAAGACAGAAAAGACGCGTTGTTCAAAATTGgttttattcatcaacgtcaTTGAAcgttaaaacacgaaattgtgtttcattccttgttttgaaaataacagaaaaaatattgtaacTCGTAGCGCAATTACTTGCGAGtagaatatcatgaaatttcAATAGCGTTCCGTTTGAAGCTTAGGACTAATTCAAAAAGTGAcgaatgcaataagactagcACCATCTGTTTGTTAGACTcaggacttttcagcccatggTGTTCGAGAATGCGCTCAATCTTGCTGCGAGTGCTCTGATTCGGTGATCTAACCTCAAAACGATGAGCTGCGTTTGACGAGATGCTGCGACGATGGCTGGACGGGCTGCCTAAACGGAAGCCAAATTATAATGAATGCGTCTAATATTAACATAAACATTGCGCAATTATGCTTTACCATGGTAGTATGGCCAACTGCGCTGCGCTCTGCGTTTATTGCCGGAGGAAAATTGTGTGAATTTGTGGGTTCCCTGGGATTGGCATTAGTCATTCACCCATTTCCATTCAACCCATCCCCATTCATTCGTTGCTGTTGTTCGCGGTCCAGATCGCGTTAATTCGAATTTCTTTTACAATTCTCCGAGTTTGCAAACCCGCTGCCCGGGCTGGAGGTCGGAATTGCATAAAGCAGGGTTGAATAACTACATTAAGCAAAGTACTACTGCCGGGCCTTTCGCTCTGCTCCGGGTTGATAATGGGGTTCGTCGTCGAACGCAGGTGATTGATTAAGCACCGGTGATAGAGTGGTTATCCACCTTTGGGGTCCGCGATGTTATTTAGTTACAACCACCCCGCAGCAACAGTAACAATTCGTTGGGCGATCGCTCAATGTTGGACTTTTCGAAATTCGATTACCTTCATTCGGTCGCGCTCGATTAACTCGCGAAGGAGATGCCACGGGTCGCCCAACGAGTCTACAGCTTTCTTATTTCCCAAATGCGCCCCAGTACCCCCAGGGTCGCCGTGTCGGGCGATACACGTTCGCGTAAGTCTCCAGGTGCCCAGGTGCCGGTACCTTGTGATGTGTGCCGCCCCCGCACACCCGGTGGCCCGCTTCCACAAGCCGGCCAGCGATCCGGCCTTTTGCCAACAACGCTGATTATGATAAGCACACGAGCCGAACgataacatcatcatcatcttcgtcgttgttattgttgttgtcgtcCGTTTTGTGGATCGATGCCCGGGCGAAGTCACGTCCCCAATTATGAATTTTCGAAAATTCTTCCGCTATTTCGTCAAGATGGGTCCAATTGCGCAGGATTCGGATGAGCAATCGACGGTGACTGTTGCTCCACCCGAAACGCGAAGGCAAACTTCCAGTGTTTTATCTTTTACCAAACCGATTATTATCAGCCCGAGTGATACGCGTCGCGTGTTGCGCGCGGACTCGAAACTCGGCGGACACGGCGGATTATCGATCATCGTACCGCTCCCCGGTTGATGAATGAGCTTGTGGGTGTGCTTTTTAGTTTGCGATATTtcaaatttcctttttttcattttgtacCGCCACCCAAGGGCCAATCGGTTTGGCCCCGCACACACGTGTGTGGTGCCCCCGGATTCGAATGCAGTAAAGTATGCGGTCTCCCGATTACCTTATCGAGCCCGGGAGCCAAACGTGTCCCGGCTGACTCACTTGGGCAACCGATCGCGGCCACGTTATCTGCCAGCAATTCGGCGGTGATTTATTAGACAAGTTGCGATTGAAACGATTGGGCGCAGAGTACACCGAAGACGGCTAATTACTGGCCAAAGGTCGACCGGTGCTGGCTTTTCTTGGGAACCCCCCAAGGGGCCGGTCATAGTCATCGTGAGTGGACAAAGTGGAGTCAAGGGAATACACATAAACTATCTTTATTACTGAGTTATtaggtttcttttttaatttgtacttcacacacatacatacatacagacacacattGGACCACAAATTTATGT encodes the following:
- the LOC131210776 gene encoding uncharacterized protein LOC131210776, coding for MTVVLSYHQIVEREPSQINSRWKLCTAILLLVIVSSCVVVSFSLHGLMADYNHNCLLGARLKFIVKTNESRTNETVSATVPTSVEYGIDEYWSSWSNGAYCETLKYMPLLQGICCTVWLAMFLTHGPGGIMPKPWRIVFPSLIFFFGCLVTSVVTASFITQGLSEMCIEFGKVDTGMGCARLVDYFALSKQTPNLVNPDKNFFLTLIFPWIWVGATCLGFLVSLLRIVLMVDFQLMRVDILKHEKQQLKGPTQDAASQCVDTDDSED
- the LOC131210013 gene encoding major facilitator superfamily domain-containing protein 10, whose translation is MTYNLDELKKRTVVSSTSHNISSNLKQTAKHEKAPDTSKSSISEITRTHPTAYVIFASLLLDLLAFTMILPLLPSLLEYYRKNDNQLYVYLAASIKQFQVWIGAPERYTSVLFGGALGSMFSFLQFVSSPIVGALSDYYGRKPLMVLCATGIAASYGLWAYSESFLLFVIARFVGGISKGNVSLCMAVITDVSNQQNRGKAMALVGIAFSLGFIAGPMIGAMFARFSDKTGTLWFFAPAMFAMLLAVADILFLVLCLKETLPKEKRSRQIINSLSHALDHISIRALFRFSAVENLPQKDVRSLRRLGVTYFLYLFLYSGLEFTVTFLMYHKFGYTSIDQAKMFLTTGVLMAILQGSVVRRLPDRLVQTSAVFGLYLIIPAFIIVGLAESSPVLYLGMVLFAISTAFVVTCMTTITSKYGNFHQKGTVLGVFRSLGALARAVGPIVASVAFWSVGARITYIVGGILLLWPALMMQYLKI
- the LOC131206973 gene encoding prion-like-(Q/N-rich) domain-bearing protein 25, with the protein product MGPAVMWRTFGSALFLLASTQCQTFIRRTANVCRTDDECPMQAYCERYNTIHEYGVCSCMAGYFAVTDTNTTRRCLRAATDIGDYCLHNDQCQYTLSTDSECRDNSCQCREAAHYVEREKRCYKTSLLGEYCRLTNNCIGNGTYCRDGICVCTPGKHPNVDRNRCLYDAKLGDQCFRDEECVTDNSRCAQETCTCRVSHVLNEQRNRCLPIVSKIYDLCEEHIQCLYNIPYSQCRITTGTDGITTGRCTCANRFHEAGLKCHSSVHLNGICEVPQNCIDPDTSCFHGRCRCIDHMIEVDGICSSASQIRIGWVLLSILLAVSTPNTIS